The DNA sequence CCATGTTTAGTTTATCTGTTGGAAGGAATACTTCAGATAAACGAATGAAACAAGGAGTGTGAACTAATGGATAAAAAAGAAGTGAAAAAAGCAGTTGAGAACATCCTGGAAAACAGTTATGTTGGAACGATGTCTACAATAAGCAATGACAAGCCTAATGCTCGTTATATGACGTTTTTCCATGATGATCTGAAACTTTATACAATTACAAGCAAGGAAACACATAAAGTTGACGAGCTCGAGAAAAATCCGTATACGCATGTGTTGCTCGGATACGATGGCGAAGGATTCGGAGACGATTATGTAGAATATGAGGGCAAGGTAAAGCAGAGCGATAATCAGAAGCTGATTGACAAGCTGTGGAATGATAAAATGGGCTACTGGTTTAATGGTCCGGATGACGAGAGAATTCTAATTCTCGAAATTGAACCGCTGCACGTCCGCCTTCTGAATAAAAAAGGCCAGCCTTCACAGGAAATCGATCTTTAAATTGATGGAGTAGCTTGACTTTTTTGAATCATTTCAAAAAAAAATGCAGTTTTTAAAAATATTTATCTAATTCGCTTGCATTTTCCAATTGAAAAGGGTAAAGTAATAAGAGCAAAAGGAAATTGAAATTGGAATAATACTTTACGATCTCTTTGAACAAAGCGGTGTAAAAGTATTTATCATCATTCAATTACTTTGCACGATATTTGTCTAAGGAGGTCATTTAAATGACTGGTAAAGTAAAATGGTTTAACGCAGAAAAAGGTTTTGGTTTCATCGAACGCGAAGACGGTGACGATGTATTCGTACACTTCTCTGCTATTCAAACTGAAGGATTCAAAACGCTTGAAGAAGGCGAAGATGTAGAATTCGAAATCGTTGAAGGCAACCGTGGCCCACAGGCTGCTAACGTAACTCGCCTCTAATTTGACGATTACTATACAGCGAGAAAAAGGCTTATCTTTCGAGATAAGCCTTTTATTTTTTATTTTTTCTTCGGAGGAATAGCGAATGGAACGGAAAGATATTGAATCCCAAGTAATTGAAAGCTATAAAAAAGATGAACAGATGATGATTCTTGTCTTCGCTCAGTGGTGCATTAATCATGAGCTTGATCCTGAGGAACTTTACATAAAAGCTTATCCTGAGCAGGTGAAGAACCCGGCTCTTCATCATGCACTGGAGTTAACTGTACCGAAAACCGAGGCTGGAGAAATTGCAGACGAGACACTGTTTAATGTGCTTGACCTGTTTGGTAATCATGACCTTGCCTTCATCGTCCAGGAAGAAATAGAAAAACGGAAGCAATCCTGATAGGTAGGAGAGCTTCCGTTTTTTTTGCATGATATCTTATCTTTTAGAAAGAAGAGTGCTTTATCTTTCCAAATACTTGATTAAAGCCTGTGTTCCGCTGTCTTCTTCGCCCATTTCAGCCAATTGTTTATAAAGATCAAGTGCGAGTGTAAGACTTGGAAGTTGAATGCCCATCTCAACAGCGCTTTCCAAAGCAATTGTCATATCTTTAATGAAATGTTTTACATAAAATCCTGGTGCATAATCGCCCTTCAGCATACGTGGACCGAGATTCTGAAGAGCCCAGCTGTTCGCTGCTCCGGATGAAACAGTTTCTATCATTTGGGCAGGATTGAGTCCTGCTGCCTTAGCATATACGATTGCTTCACAGACACCCATCATGTTTGATGCATTCGTAATCTGATTGCACATTTTTGCATGTTGGCCTGAGCCAGCAGGACCATGAAGCATCAAATTCGTTCCCATTGTTTCGAAAATGGGACGCAAATAGTCGAAAGCTTCAGGGACGCCGCCTGCCATAATGGCGAGCGTAGCATTCTTGGCGCCGATATCTCCGCCTGACACCGGAGCGTCTACTGCATGAATTCCTTTTTTAGCTGCTGCTTCAGCGATTTTCTGGGCGAGCAAAGGCTTCGAAGTTGTCATATCTACAAGATAGCTTCCTTCTTTAGCATTATTGAGCAAGCCTTCTTCTCCAAAATAGACTTCCTCTACATCTTTTGGGTAGCCGATCATTGTGATAATGATATCTGATTCACGGGCAAGTTCAGCGACAGTTTCTTTCCAGAAGGCTCCCGCGGCGATCAAGTCAAGCGCCTTTTCCTGCGTTCTTGTATATACGTTCAATGGGTAGCCTGCATTCTGAATATGACCTGCCATGCTTTTCCCCATGACGCCCGTTCCGATAAAGCCGACAATCGGTTTTTTCTGGCTTGTCATTATGTACATCTCCTTTTCCAGACAATTTTCCTTTTCCTTCATTGTAATTCAATTTAGAATAATAATACAGAAAAGAAAGATGGTGCAGAATTATGAAATGGAACATCAAGAAATTCGAGGAATTCACGATTGATGAATTGTATGAGGTCATGAAACAGCGTTGTGATGTATTCGTAGTAGAACAGCATTGCATGGATCTTGATCTGGATGGATTGGACAGGGTTGCAGAACATTGTTTCTTAAGAAACGAAGACGGAACAGTCATCGCTTATTGCCGGCTGCTTCCTGCAGGTACAAAATATTCATTGCCTTCAATAGGACGAGTCCTCGTTGCTAAGGAGTACCGTCGCCAAGGTTATGCGACAAAGCTTATGGAAAAGGCAATTAGCCATATTGAAAGAGAATGGAAAGAAGAGGAAATTAAAGTACAGGCGCAAGCTCATTTGCAGGACTTCTATGGTTCTCTTGGCTTCAACGCTGTATCAGAAGTTTATGAAGATGTTGGCATCCCACATATTGACATGATTCGCAAAGGCTGAACAGGAATCAAAGCAACCGCCTCCGCGCATAGTAAGACAAAACAGTTGCGGGGAGGCGAAAGATTTGATCTCAGATTCACAACGCGAAAGCTTAAAGCAGGAACTTCAGCAGAGACAAAATTTGCTAATTGAACAAGTCCAAGATCATTACGGACAGACATTAGAGCTCGTTAAGGAATCGATGAGTGAGCTGTCCAATTATGATAATCATCCTGCAGATATGGGGACAGAACTGTTTGAAAGGCAGAAGGACATCGCGCTTAATGAACATACTGAGAAGGAGCTCGAAGACATCAATTCAGCACTTCATTCTCTAGAGGCGGGCACGTATGGTCTATGCAGCGCATGCGGCCGCGATATTCCTTTTGAAAGGCTTGAAGCTGTACCGACAACGGATCGCTGTATTGAACATGCCGATCATCAGCCGGTTTATGAAAACAGACGACCGCTGGAAGAAGGGATTTACAGTCCGAATATAAATCCTGATGAGCTAACAGAAGAGACACAAGTTGGCTATGATGCCGAGGATACTTGGCAGGATGTAGCACGCTATGGAACTTCAGAAAGTCCTTCTGATTTTTATGAACCTAAAGCAGATTACGATGAGATGTATCCGAACAGTGACGAATTTGTCGGAGAAGCTGAGGCGATTGAGGGAATTGCGGCAGCCGATATAACAGGTAATTATGATGGCATCGCGAACAATTTCACTGGTTATGCCGATCTTGTCGACATTGAGAAAGAAACGGATTAACCGCAAGCGGGGAAGAGCAATCGTCTGCTTTTCCCGCTTTTCTTTTATGCTTGAGAAGAATTTTGTCGATTTAAGCAAAAAACGTTTTTCATTTAATTGAACACATGCTATAATATGTAAGTTACAGATCCTGTTAGAAAAGAGGAACTACACTTATGAACTTGCGAGAAGATATTCGTAATATCGCGATTATTGCTCACGTTGACCACGGTAAAACGACATTGGTTGACCAGCTTCTTAAATATTCTGGAACATTCCGAGATAATGAACAAGTTGACGAAAGAGCTATGGACTCTGGCGATATCGAGAGAGAACGCGGCATTACAATTTTAGCTAAAAATACAGCAATTAAATATAAAGATCATACAATTAACATCCTTGATACACCTGGTCACGCTGACTTCGGTGGTGAAGTAGAACGTATTATGAAAATGGTGGACGGCGTACTACTCGTCGTTGACGCATACGAAGGTTGCATGCCTCAGACACGCTTCGTATTGAAAAAGGCATTGGAGCAGCGTTTGACACCAATCGTTGTTCTTAACAAGATTGACCGTCCGAACGCTCGTCCGTCAGAAGTTATTGATGAAGTACTCGACCTCTTCATCGAACTTGGTGCAGATGATGACCAGCTTGAATTCCCTGTTATGTACGCTTCAGCCCTTAACGGGACATCTGGTGAAGAACCAGAAGATCAGCAGGAAACAATGGATCCGATCTTTGAAACAATTCTTGAACATATTCCTGCTCCTGTTGATAACGCTGATGAGCCGCTTCAATTCCAGGTTACACTTCTTGACTATAACGAATATGTTGGCCGTATCGGTGTTGGTCGTGTATTCCGCGGATCAATCAAAGTTGGTCAGCAAGTTGTCGTCATGAAAGAAGACGGTACGAAGAAATCATTCCGTGTTTCAAAACTATTCGGCTTCATTGGCTTGAAGCGAATTGAGATTGAAGAAGCGAAAACTGGTGATATCGTTGCAGTAGCCGGTATGGAAGATTTGAACGTTGGTGAAACAATCTGTCCAGAAAGCCATCCGGAGGCTTTGCCAGTTCTTCGTATTGATGAGCCTACTTTGCAGATGACTTTCCTTGTGAACAACAGCCCGTTCGCTGGTAAAGAAGGTAAGTACATCACATCTCGCAAAATTGACGAGCGTCTTATGACACAGCTTGAAACAGATGTTTCTTTGCGTGTAGACCCAACTGACTCTCCAGATGCGTGGACTGTTTCCGGACGTGGAGAGCTTCACCTATCAATTCTTATCGAAAACATGCGCCGAGAAGGCTACGAATTGCAGCTTTCTAAGCCGCAAGTAATCCTTAAGGAAATTGACGGTGTTACATGCGAACCGATTGAGCGTGTCCAAATTGATGTCCCTGAAGAATACACTGGACCAGTTATGGAATCACTTGGAGCTCGTAAAGGTGAAATGCTCGATATGGTGAACCACGGAAACGGACAAGTTCGTCTTGAGTTCAAAGTGCCATCACGCGGCTTGCTTGGTTACTCAACTGAATTCATGACTCAAACACATGGTTATGGTATCCTGAACCACACGTTTGAAGAGTACGGTCCGGTTATCAAGGGTAATGTCGGTGGACGCCGTGAAGGTGTTCTCGTAGCACTTGAAAACGGTAAAGCATCCACTTACGGTATTATGGGTCTTGAAGACCGTGGTATCATCTTCGTTAACCCAGGTACAGAAGTATACGCAGGTATGATTGTCGGTGAACACAACCGTGAGAACGACCTTACAGTTAACATTACGAAAGAAAAGCATCTGACAAACGTCCGCTCAGCGACGAAAGATCAGACTTCAACAATTCGTAAAACACGTCAGATGTCTCTTGAAGAAGCACTAGAGTATCTTGATGATGATGAATATTGCGAAGTTACACCGCAATCTATCCGTCTTCGCAAGAAAATCCTTAACAAAAACGAACGTGAAAAAGCATCGAAACGCAAAAAAATCTAACTTTCTGATTGGGACGTATGCACCTCTGTGTGCATGCGTCTTTTTGCTTTGCACAAAGAGGTATCCTGTTTCAAAAAGCGGTTGCAGGGTAGATAGAGAGGAGGAAAAGATTTAACGGAGGATGATGAAATGCAGAAAACGGCAAGTATGCTTTTGACAAAGGAGAATTTCTATGAAGATTCATTGCCAGAGTGGGTCCGCAATGAATTCAGTACATTTGATTCAATAATAACGCAGTCGGATTTCCCCTGTACGTTTGGAATGTCTGGACATAAAAGGGGAGAACTGCGCTATTCCTATATTACACATGATGACTGGTCTCATCTCCCTGAAACAATGAAGGAATTTAATGAGCTGTTTGAAAATCAGGAACGCTTGATTCGCCATGGCTTTTTCTTGTTTGTCGAACCCGAAGGAGAAGTACGTACGCTGGAGTATTATCGAAAATATTTTTGGGATGTGTTGCAATACTTGCATAATCAGGATGAAGAGGCATGGCCGGAAGCCTATCCGAAAGATCCTGATCATCATCTATGGTCTTTTTCATTTGCTGGAGAGCCTTATTTCGCCTTTGGGAATGCCCCATGTTATAAACAGCGTAAAACGCGTGATCTCGGCAATTCGCTTATTATCGGTTTTCAGCCACGCCGTATTTTTGAAGGTTTAGACGGTTCAACCAAAGTAGGAGCCAAATCTCGAGAAAGTGTACGTAAACGTGTTGAAAAATGGGATCAGTTGCCGAAGCATCCAAACATCAGTCACTATGGAGATGTAAACCATAGAGAATGGAAGCAATATTTTATAGGGGATGATATTGAACCAATCAAAGGGAAATGTCCATTCAGTCCGAAGTAATAAAAAAGAAGCGAGGATTGCTCCTCGCTTCTTTTATGCTTTATTGACTTTTATGCTTTTTGTGGAAGCCACCTGCAATATCGGCTTTTTTGAATTCCCTTGCATAGCGAACTTCCTGGCAACTGGACAATTGCTGATTTTCTACTGGCTGGTATTTCGTGTTTCCACGCATAAATAAAAACCCTCCTCAGAAAAGTTAAATTGTCTTTATTAGTTTACCCGTTCTTTAATTGTTGAAACGTTATAAGTTGATTTGTATTTAGTTTCGGGTAGAAGTTAAAACAGGAGGTGAGGATAATGGAAAGTGTTAAAAGATTTTTCTTTCGTATGCGGGAAAGTTTTTGGTTTCTTCCTGTTATATATGGTCTGGCAGCTATCTTTTCAATTATCTTTATAAAATTACTTGATACGGCCATCATACACAACTGGGAAAAATCGATTCCAGCAGTTTTTTTGACAAGTGCTGATATTTCGAAAGAGCTCTACTCTGCGTTGACAACAGCAATTCTTACAATGACAACAATAAGCTTTTCGACAATCATGGTAGTCCTGACAACGTATTCGACGCAATTTTCTCCACGTACATTACAGGATTTTATGAGGTCCAAATCAACCCACCATGTACTGGGTGTCTATACATTCGGCTTCTTGTTCGCACTATTTAATCTGTTGTTAGTCGGAAAGGAAGACCAGTTTTTAAGGCCGGTCTTTATGGTAATTACAGCAATTTGCGGATTGGCTTTATTTATATATTTCATTCATATGACTTCGAAACAAATCCGAGTCAATTCATTGATTGAAGAAATTCGCAAAGATGGGACTAGGCTGATTTGTGGTACGTATAAGGAAAAGAACTATATTGAGGCAAGCAGCTGGAAGCAATCTGAATTGGAGAGAATAACTCGGGAAAAACGGGAAACAATCTATGCTGAGGAAGCGGGCTATGTGCAGAATATAGATTGGAAAGAGTTGTTCCGTTGGGCTGAAAAGGAAGATGTTATTCTTGAATCTCATGTTCAGGCCGGCGGTTATATCCTACAACAAGCTCCTCTCATCAGTATTATTGGTCTTGGTGAGCCGACTGATAAGAAAAAACGGCTCGATAAATTGCTCCGTTTCATAACAATTGGTTCGGAACGTAGCGATGTCCAGGATATTGAGTTCATGATTGAGAAGATTGTAGAGATCGCTCTACGTGCAATTTCACCTGCAGTGAATGACCCACATACTGCGATTAATTGTATTAATCGGCTTGGTTCCTTGCTCGTTGAGTTAGGAAAGCATAATAAAGAAACACGTTACTTGGCAAATAAAGAAGATAAATTACGTGTCATCCGGCCTACAATCACATTTCCAAAATACTTGTATCGCTGTTTCTATCAGATCAAACATTATGGACGTGAAGATGTGTCTGTTCTCTATGGCCTTCTTGACACACTTGCCAAGGTTGCCTTTGTAAGCGAAAGTGATATTAGGCGTCATATATGGAATTACCATTATGAAGTGCTTGACGTATTTGACTGGCAGACGTTGTCTAATCAGGACTACCTTCATATGCAGGAGGCATATGAGCGTCTCGTTGAACATTGCGAAAAAAGATGAAGCTGGAGCCTTATCCAGACTGATTGTTATGTAGAAGTAATGAATTTGCTTATAATAGTAATAGCGGTATAATCCTTAAGGACAAGCCCTGCTTTTGACAAGCAAGATTCCACAACGAGGTGAGAATAATGGAAACAATTCAAACAAGAGAACAGTTTGAAGAAGTGATTAAATCGGATACACCGGTTATTGTGAAAGTATTTGCAGACTGGTGCCCGGATTGCAAACGTCTCGATATGTTCATTCCAGAAATTATTGAGGAATATGGGAATTATAAATGGTATCAGGCGAATAGCGATGAGATTGCCGGCCTTGCGGAAGACTATGAAGTGATGGGAATACCAAGTATTCTTATTTTCCAGGACGGTGAGAAGAAGGCACACCAGCACAGCGCCTTTACAAAAACACCAGAATCAGTTCGGGAATTCCTTCAGCAGCAGCTCGGTTAATACGGGAAAGCAGCGGATCAAATTCGATCCGCTGCTTTTTAATTAACAATATTATATTTGAAACTGGTACCGAAATTCAGTTTCGTATTTGCGAGAGGATTGTCTTTTCCGAGCAATTGTTCATAATATTGCCGGTCAATTTCGGGAACGGTAATATGAGAGATTCTTTGTTGATTCAAATCTATATCTGAGCCTGGTAGCTTTTCACCCCATTCTATGAAGAAGGGGAGCGGATGATTAGAATCGGATACAGTAAATAGCATCTGCCACTCCAGGGTGCTTCCGTCAGACAGGGATCGGCTTCCGGGGACAGGGCCTATTACCGAATGTCCGAATTGAATAAGATCAGATTTCAGTACATCTATTTGGTCTGTTCGGAACGCTAGTTGTACTATATTTTCCAAACCGGCGTTGAGTGCTTTTACAACGTTTTGGATTAGTGGATTTTCGGATTCTTGGGCAATGGAATTATCGAAGATGCCAATCCATTCTAAATAGCAATCATTGTTAAAGTGGCACAACCAATTCCATGTTCCCCAGTTTTGGTGTTTACCGCCTTGAACAGCAACGACTTGATGTTTCTTAGCAAATTCTTGTGCTGCTTTTTTGGGGTTGGCGGAGGTAATCACGATATGATCAAGTGCAATCATCGCTATTCTCCTTATGTTTTTTAGGAGCAGTATATCACAATGATGAAATTTTGAACTAAATTTTGGTATTGTTGAAATTTGTCGTTTACTATATTGTAAATAGGGTAAAAACCTATATTGAAAATATAGCTTTTATGAGGGGTCAGCGAGATGAACAGAGAAAAAGTAACAATTTATGTGAGTGATAAAAGCCAAACATGTAAAAAAGTGATTGATCAGCTAAAAAGCTGGGATATTCCTTTTCAATTGAAAAATATAACGCAGGAACCGGGATACCGTAAAGAACTTCAACGTAAGGGTATTTACAGTACACCGGCAACATTCATTGACGGTATTGAAAAAGGTATTCTTGGCTTCCAAAAACGAAAAATGCAAGTCGCATTGGAAGTACAAAAGTTGAAGCGCCGTGGTGAGATTTCATTTCTGCTTGGGAACCAGTAAGTGCGGCACCGACCATTCCTTCTCTGCATAAGTTGCAGTAAAGAGGATTAGGGAGGAGGTCAGGCCATGCTCAATCGCAGAAGCTTTCGACAGCAGCCTTTTTATAAAAATGGGCAAATGCCTTTGGGATACGGGGATGCTAGCCAGATGCCAACCGAGATGTCACCAGTTGCGAGACAAACGCCTTACGATTATTTCAGAAAGCCGGCTCAGCCGGAGAACCTGCTTGGCAGAGCACCTGTACAAAACCCCAATCAACAGACGTCCGGTCTTATGTCCTACTTTCAGAATGAAGACGGTGAATTCGACATGGACAAATTCTTTGCGACTACAGGTCAGGTAACGAATCTTTTTCAACGTGTAGCTCCTCTTGTTATGCGTCTTACGTCTGTTCTCAAAGGTTGAACTATATGGAAAACATAATTAGGGCATTGGACGGACAACAGCCAGACTGGCTGTTGTCTTTTGTTATGGCTATGCATAAATAGATCAATAAATGCACAAATAATCTTTATGTAATGTTGAATTTGGGGAGGTGATGAGATGCCGGGCTGCCTGCTGATTCACGGATATACCGGAAGTCCTGCTGAGCTTGAACCGCTAATTATTCATTTGCAAAAGAATACAGATTGGGAGCTGCTCGTGCCGGTGCTGCCAGGTCATGGAGAAGAAATAAATTTGCGGTATGCGGATGGTAAGGAATGGATAGATACCGCCGAGAAAGCACTTCAGTCTCTTAAAGAAAGGCATCAGACGGTACACATTATCGGTTTCTCGATGGGGGGGCTGATCGCTGCAATTCTCGCTGCTCGTCATAAGATTGGGAAGCTTGTACTTCTTGCGGCAGCGGGAAAATTTCTTCCTCCGCGCCGACTGACTGCTGATTTGTTTGGTTTTTTCAGGGCCTATATGAAAGGCCGTTTGAAAGAAGATCGCTACTACAATGTGCTGTTGAAAAAAACTAAGGCGCTGACATGGCGCGCCAATATGGAGTTTCTGCAACTTGTTCAATATGGTCGCAAAAGTCTTGCTGAAATTAAAGTTCCAGTCCTTATTATGCAAGGAATGCGAGATGGTCTTGTACCGTACAAGACAGCTCATTTTCTTGAAAAGATGATCGGTGCTAGTGAGAAGGAAACAATCCTGTTCGAACGTTCACGTCATTTCATATGTCTTGGAGAGGAACGAGAGGCCGTAAACAGGATTGTACTTGAATTTCTCCAGAGAGAATGAATAAGCCATGCAGAAAATTCCGGAGAACCGAGAATATCTGTATGGCTTATTTTTTTGATATGGTAACTTTCGGTTTGCGTGCTGTACTCATTATGAACAGGAAGAGACCAAACAGAATGATTGCTCCACCCAAGAGCTGGGTGCCTGGAACTCGTTCATGCAAAATAATGAAGGCCAGGATGACAGATCCAGCGGGCTCGAATATAAGGCTCGTCTGAACAGACGAAGCTTGCAGCCACTTTAATGCCCAGTTGAATAGCGTATAACCAAGGAAAGTCGGCAGAAGTGCAAGCGTGATCATTGAAAGCCAGTCCGCTCCCTGATAGCCGGTAAATGCAGTGCCTGTTGCCATATTGGCCGCTGCCAAAACAACTGCTCCTCCTGCATAAACGTAAAATGTATACGATGTCAGGCTGAGATACATGCGGACTTTTTGACCAATCATAAAGTAAAAAGCGAGCGAAAGCATGCTGCCGAGTGCAAGACAATCACCGTAGAAGTCTGAGCCGCCGAGCCGATAGTCGCCGACAAGGATGATAAGTATGCCAATAAAAGCGATAATCATACTAATCCCCGCGCCTGCTGAAAATTTCTCGCGAGATAGAATCCCACCCATCAGCAGAATGGCAATTGGCTGCAGCGCAACGAGGACGGCAGAACTGGCAACAGTCGTGTGATGCAATGATTCATAAAACAATGTCAGATGGAGCGCGAGCAGGATGCTGCTTGTGGCGAGCAGGAGCCAGCTGGCCAAATTAAGGCGCTTCCATTCATTCCTTTTTGCAATCAAAATGAAAGGGAGAAGAATAATGGCTGCAAATAAAAGACGATAATTGGCAATAATAGATGCAGGGACTCCATCCGCCAATTTTACAAGAACAGCTGTGAACGAAACGGCTATTACACCAATTGCAACAGCGAGCTTTGGATTAAAAGGCGGAAAACGCATAGGACACCTCCATGAGAGCATACAAATACAGTACTCATTTAACTCAATATTACCATGCTATTAGAAATAATACACGGCAGGAACAAGTGCAGGGACAAATAAATACACATTACTGGTAATAACTACTGCAACTGTGTTATGATGTTATAGTTATCATACTGTATGCGGGATCTCTTTTTGAGGCACCCTTCAGAGAGTTGGAGGAAGCCCTGGCATGCTTTAAGAGACATGACAGCGAAAGTAAATCGTCCAGAGGAAGTTTCACTGGGCTGATTAAACATGTGCCCACAGGCAGATTTCAGTAAGCATGACCGGACTTGACGGTACATGACTTGATGTTGAACATATAATATTCCCTCTTAAAGTATCATCCTGATAACTTTCTCCATATTGATTGAACAAATCTGAACATAGGATTCAGATAAAAAAGGAGTAGAAAATTCATTGGCTAAATTTAATGAACTTGGTATTTCGGATTCCGTCATGCAAGCGTTGGAAAAAATGGGCTTTGAAGAAGCAACACCAATCCAGACGGAAACAATTCCCTATGCACTTGAAGGTAACGATGTAATTGGACAAGCACAGACAGGTACTGGTAAGACTGCAGCATTCGGTATCCCGATGATTGAAAAACTCGAGGCCGGTTTCCGCAAAATCCAGGCAATTGTTGTTGCCCCTACACGTGAACTTGCAATTCAGGTTGCAGAAGAGCTTAACAGACTTGGCCGCTTCAAAGGTATACGTGCCCTTTCTGTTTATGGCGGTGCGAACATGGACCGTCAGATTCGTTCTCTAAAAGACGGCCCACAGATCGTAGTTGCCACACCTGGACGACTTCTCGATCACTTGCGTCGTAAAACGATTCGTACTGACAATGTTAAATTTGCAGTCCTTGATGAAGCAGATGAAATGCTGAACATGGGCTTCATTGATGATATCCGTGATATCTTGAAGGCGATTCCTGAAGAGCGCCAAACTTTGCTCTTCTCAGCAACAATGCCTAAAGAAATTCGCGAAATTGCAACTACTTTGATGAACAACCCGAAAGAAGTCAAAGTAAAAGCGAAAGAAGTTACAGTTGAGAACATCGACCAGTCCTTCATTGAAATCCCTGAGAAGTTCAAGTTCGATACGCTTACGAACCACATTGATATTAATTCACCAGATCTAGCAATTATCTTCAGTCGTACGAAGCGACGTGTTGATGAAATTACTGAAGGATTGCAAGCACGCGGTTTCCGTGCTGAAGGTATCCACGGTGACTTGACACAGGGCAAGCGTATGAGCGTTCTTAACAAGTTCAAAAGCGGCCGTGTGGATGTACTTGTTGCGACAGACGTTGCTGCACGCGGTCTTGATATCTCTGGTGTTACACATGTATACAACTTTGATATTCCACAGGATCCAGAAAGCTATGTACACCGCATCGGACGTACGGGCCGTGCTGGACGTACAGGTGAAGCGATTTCCTTCGTTACACCACGTGAAATCCCGCATCTTCGTCTAATCGAAAAGGTGACGAAGAGCAAGATGAAGCGTCTTGCTCCACCAACGAACAAAGATGCACAAAAAGGACAACAGCAAGTGACAATTTCTAAATTGGAAAGAATCATTGCTGAGCAGGATCTTACTGCATACCATGAAGTTGCTAATGAATTGCTTGAAGAGCATGATTCTTTGACAGTTCTTTCTGCAGCACTTAAGATGCTGACAAAAGAGCGCAAAGATATTCCAGTCCGTATTTCTTCCATTCAGCCAATTAGTGTCAAAGGTCCACGTAATAATGACCGCAGACGCAGTGGCGGCGGACGCCAAGGCGGCTATAGTGGTGGTGGAGGTAAACGCTTCTACGGCCAGCGCAGTG is a window from the Aciduricibacillus chroicocephali genome containing:
- a CDS encoding DEAD/DEAH box helicase; translated protein: MAKFNELGISDSVMQALEKMGFEEATPIQTETIPYALEGNDVIGQAQTGTGKTAAFGIPMIEKLEAGFRKIQAIVVAPTRELAIQVAEELNRLGRFKGIRALSVYGGANMDRQIRSLKDGPQIVVATPGRLLDHLRRKTIRTDNVKFAVLDEADEMLNMGFIDDIRDILKAIPEERQTLLFSATMPKEIREIATTLMNNPKEVKVKAKEVTVENIDQSFIEIPEKFKFDTLTNHIDINSPDLAIIFSRTKRRVDEITEGLQARGFRAEGIHGDLTQGKRMSVLNKFKSGRVDVLVATDVAARGLDISGVTHVYNFDIPQDPESYVHRIGRTGRAGRTGEAISFVTPREIPHLRLIEKVTKSKMKRLAPPTNKDAQKGQQQVTISKLERIIAEQDLTAYHEVANELLEEHDSLTVLSAALKMLTKERKDIPVRISSIQPISVKGPRNNDRRRSGGGRQGGYSGGGGKRFYGQRSGGGQGSRNRKGGYQSRRNND
- a CDS encoding YppG family protein gives rise to the protein MLNRRSFRQQPFYKNGQMPLGYGDASQMPTEMSPVARQTPYDYFRKPAQPENLLGRAPVQNPNQQTSGLMSYFQNEDGEFDMDKFFATTGQVTNLFQRVAPLVMRLTSVLKG
- a CDS encoding alpha/beta hydrolase, producing MPGCLLIHGYTGSPAELEPLIIHLQKNTDWELLVPVLPGHGEEINLRYADGKEWIDTAEKALQSLKERHQTVHIIGFSMGGLIAAILAARHKIGKLVLLAAAGKFLPPRRLTADLFGFFRAYMKGRLKEDRYYNVLLKKTKALTWRANMEFLQLVQYGRKSLAEIKVPVLIMQGMRDGLVPYKTAHFLEKMIGASEKETILFERSRHFICLGEEREAVNRIVLEFLQRE
- a CDS encoding DUF2254 domain-containing protein, which produces MESVKRFFFRMRESFWFLPVIYGLAAIFSIIFIKLLDTAIIHNWEKSIPAVFLTSADISKELYSALTTAILTMTTISFSTIMVVLTTYSTQFSPRTLQDFMRSKSTHHVLGVYTFGFLFALFNLLLVGKEDQFLRPVFMVITAICGLALFIYFIHMTSKQIRVNSLIEEIRKDGTRLICGTYKEKNYIEASSWKQSELERITREKRETIYAEEAGYVQNIDWKELFRWAEKEDVILESHVQAGGYILQQAPLISIIGLGEPTDKKKRLDKLLRFITIGSERSDVQDIEFMIEKIVEIALRAISPAVNDPHTAINCINRLGSLLVELGKHNKETRYLANKEDKLRVIRPTITFPKYLYRCFYQIKHYGREDVSVLYGLLDTLAKVAFVSESDIRRHIWNYHYEVLDVFDWQTLSNQDYLHMQEAYERLVEHCEKR
- a CDS encoding DMT family transporter, whose translation is MRFPPFNPKLAVAIGVIAVSFTAVLVKLADGVPASIIANYRLLFAAIILLPFILIAKRNEWKRLNLASWLLLATSSILLALHLTLFYESLHHTTVASSAVLVALQPIAILLMGGILSREKFSAGAGISMIIAFIGILIILVGDYRLGGSDFYGDCLALGSMLSLAFYFMIGQKVRMYLSLTSYTFYVYAGGAVVLAAANMATGTAFTGYQGADWLSMITLALLPTFLGYTLFNWALKWLQASSVQTSLIFEPAGSVILAFIILHERVPGTQLLGGAIILFGLFLFIMSTARKPKVTISKK
- a CDS encoding glutaredoxin family protein yields the protein MNREKVTIYVSDKSQTCKKVIDQLKSWDIPFQLKNITQEPGYRKELQRKGIYSTPATFIDGIEKGILGFQKRKMQVALEVQKLKRRGEISFLLGNQ
- a CDS encoding thioredoxin family protein; this translates as METIQTREQFEEVIKSDTPVIVKVFADWCPDCKRLDMFIPEIIEEYGNYKWYQANSDEIAGLAEDYEVMGIPSILIFQDGEKKAHQHSAFTKTPESVREFLQQQLG
- a CDS encoding VOC family protein; the protein is MIALDHIVITSANPKKAAQEFAKKHQVVAVQGGKHQNWGTWNWLCHFNNDCYLEWIGIFDNSIAQESENPLIQNVVKALNAGLENIVQLAFRTDQIDVLKSDLIQFGHSVIGPVPGSRSLSDGSTLEWQMLFTVSDSNHPLPFFIEWGEKLPGSDIDLNQQRISHITVPEIDRQYYEQLLGKDNPLANTKLNFGTSFKYNIVN